The Candidatus Binatota bacterium DNA window AAGGTGTCGGGGAGACGATCGAGTGCTGCCAGGGGGTCGCGGTAGCTCGCGAACGAGATGCCGGCCAGGGCGCGCAAGGAACGCTCGCGTTGCTCGCGACTCCAGCCCGCCCGCGCGAGGCTGCCCTTGATGAGCCTGAGCAGGCTGGGAATGGCCTCGGCCGGGTCACGCAGCGGGACGACGAAACGTGCGTCTGGAAAAAACTCCACGAGCGACTCCACGCGACCGGCGAAGGTGGGATTCTTGCTGCAGTGCACGTGCCCCGGACCAGCCGCGTAGAGCTGCCGGCGCAGGCAGGCGCGGTAGTAACGCAGCAAGCGCCGCCGACGGCGATCGGGCCAGCGGTCGACGTGATAGACATCGAGCTCGGCCATGAAGGGAAACAGTACCATCCAGAAGCCCGAAGCGCAGGACAAGGCGGCCACGAAGTCGTCCTCCTCGGGACTGCGAAGGCCGGTGGCGTGGATGCCGGTCGCGGGGTCGACCAGGCCGCGCTCACCGCGCGAAACAGCGCGCCCGACGCGCCCGCCCAGTAACAAGCGGTCGGCGGTGGCCAGCGACTGCAGGAGACGGCGCGAGAGCAACGACGGAAATGCCATCTCCCAGGCCTTGAAGTAACTGAAGCGGTCCGGGTCGCTCACCAGCAGGCGATGCAGCAGCGTGGTGCCACTGCGTGCGTGGCCCAGGATAAACACCGGCTGTTTTATCTCGACCCGGCGCAGGCCGGGGAACAGGATGTTGTCGAGCGTGAAGCAGAGCGCCTGCAACAACGCGAGTGGCGGAATGACGAACAGCACCAACACGAGCGCCATGCGCCGGGCGCGCCCACGTTCGGCCGCCCAGCTGAGGCGAAGCATCAGCCACCAGTTACGAAAAGAAAAATAGAACACGCTGCCCGCTCAGGCTATGACTCTACGCGCCTCGGCCGCGATTTTTTCGAAGTGCTCCTGGAGCGCGGCGTTGGTGCCCACTGGCAGGTTGTCCACCACCCCCGATGCCCAGTCCACGTAATTGAGGCGGCGCTTGGCGTCCCAGTCCTCAGGCGGATGCTCGGTCACATCGCGCACGTTGGAGATCTTGTCGCCCAGCTTTACCAGGGCCGCGCCCGGCGACAGGGTTGCCGCGCGCTTGAGCTGCTCCTGCTTGCGTTCTTCCTTGGGCAGCTTCTTGTCGTCGGTCACTTCTTCGACCATGCCGCTCACCCCTTTGCCGAAGAGCTCGACCAGCTCGGCCACCGTGGTCTTGGTGTCTTCGAGGGTATCGTGCAGCAGGGCGGCGGCGAGCGTTTCCTGGTCGTCGACGCCACCCACCCGGGCCAGCAAGGAGGCTACCTCGAGCGGGTGGTTGATGTAGGGCGACGCGTCGACGCCCTTGCGCTTCTGGTCGCGATGCTTGCACGCGGCGAAATACGCCGCCTCCAGTACAAGGTTGTTCATGCTGCCAAACCACTTAACACCAACAACCGGCTGCCGGAAACCTGTGAACCCTGCAGCCCCTCGTGAACCGGCTACTGGCAGCTGGTCGGGTCGCCAGGAGTATAAACCAAGGACGGATCGCTAGCGCAGAACATGGTAGAGGTCAGCTGCTGCTTGATGCGCCCCGGGCCCGGCAGGCCGAACGCCGCGTTCACCCCCGCCGACCCCACCGGCGCGATGCAGAACACCGCCGCCCCCACCGGGGCACCTGGCACCGCCTGTCCGTCGGCCTGGATGGTGTCGAGGAAGCACTCGCGGGTCTTGCCCAGGGTGCAGTTGCCCGCGCCGATAGCGCCGAAAGAATTGCAATCGATATCGTCGGAACAAGAACCGTCTCCGGCTCCCAGGGAAGAATCGCATTCGACGTCTTTCTGGCACGGGCTACCGAGATCACCTGCCACGCAGATGCCACCCGGACTGCAACGGAGGTAACCCTCACCGTTGGCTCGCACGAGGCCGTCACAGAAGCCCTCGCTCGCCCCGGGGCACTCGCCTTCGTTATCGCCGGTGGGGGTGCAGACCGTAGCGAACGAAGAACATGCGGGGGTCGCCATCCCGGCTAACCCTGAATCAATGCAGGTACCCGCACCAACGGCCGCGCAGTCAGCGTCCGACGAGCAGGGGAATGTCGCATCGCCGCTGCACTGCAAGCAGTGGCAGGTCTCGCCGAGAAACGGGAACGAGCAATCCAGGTTCGCATCCAGGGTCTGCGTGTCCGCGGTCAGCGTATACGAGACAGGCGACCCCGGGCCCGAAATGTTCCTGCCGGGAACGGGCATGCAATCCAGGCTGTATTCACCACCGGGACTCGTCGGGCTGTACGGGTCACAGGTTTCCCCGCATTTGCCGTCGTGCACATTGAGAACCGTGTCACAGTCTGAAAAGTGTCCGCACGAGAGCCCTATGTTCCCCTCCGTGCAAGTGCCCTGCGGGCAGTCGCCGTTGACCCCGCAGGGATCGGCGGTGACCGAACAACGGCTCCTGGCCAGCGGAAAGGTGTGGTTGATACCAGCTGCGTCGCAGGGCTGACCGATGCTGTACCCACCACTGCAGGTACCGTCACGTATACCGTCGTCGTAGACCGTATCGCCGTCACAGGTGGGGCAGGGGTTGAATATGTTCAATCCCAGGTACACCTCGACACGCAGACCCGTCGTGAGTTCGAACTGGCCGGTATCGACATCGACCGTACCCGCCAGGTCCTCGGCAAACCGGTGCACCTGGCAGACCGCGACCCCGCCCGCGGCCAACGGTAGAGGCGGCGCCTGGAAGCACTGGCAGGTGCTGCCGCCGCAGTCATCTATATCGGGCTGGAAGGGTTCGTCGCAGATCACCCGCCTGTTGTCGGCACAGCGGCAGTTTCCGAGGGACGGATCCACTCCCAACACATCACACTGGCCACAACCGCTGCCTCCAAGCGAGCCATCGCACCGGAGTGCCAGCCTGTTTCTCACCTGGTCGTTGACATCGGAGTCGTGGGCAACGCCGTTCGCGCCCTGGTCGATATCAGTAGCCGTCTGGCAGCGCCCCATGGCAAGATTGCAGCTGCCTGGTCCGCAGTCGCCGTCGTTTGTGCAGGGTTGGCCGGCCCCGGCCCACGCCCGCAGTTCGGCCATGTCGGGGCACAGGGGATGCCCGCATCCACTTGTTCCCTCGAGGTCGCAGCTTTCGTCGCAGCAGTCACCCGCGACCATGTTGCCGTCGTCGCATTCCTCCCCGCACTCGGCCAGGCCGTCTCCACAAACGGCCGTGGAAAGGCAGCCGTTCGAACAGCAGTCGCCATCGACCATGTTGCCGTCGTCGCAATCCTCGCCCGGCTCGGCCACGCCGTTTCCGCAGGTCTCGACTGCGCAGTTTTCGTCACAACCGTCACCGGGAGCCACGTTGCCGTCGTCGCATTGTTCGCCCGATGCCACAACACCATCGCCGCAGTTCCAACTCGCACACACACGCCTTCCAAATGATTCGGGGCAGGCCGCCTGCCCACAGTCGTCGCCCAACTCAAGGCCCATAATCCATGGACTCGCGCTGTTGCGCAGGCACTGCAGGTCGGCCTCCTTGGCCTTCAATTTCAGTCTATACTCGTCGGGATTGCCGCGACGGGGCCTGAGTCCCATCCTAATCTTCGGAGCGTTTCCAGCGGCCGACTTGCACAGGAAACCCCTTGGTCGCTGAGTACAGGTCACCGCATCGATCGGGCTGGTGAAACAATCACCTGCCCCGCCGTTCAAGGTAAAAAGGCTGTCCTCCGTGGCGGGGTTGATCCCACTGGCCGCCGCCGAGACATCAAGCACCCTGCAGGCGACAGTGAGCCTGTCGGTTCCACCCGCGAGCGTGCGAAAGCGTACCCTGAGGGCACACTGGTCAAAGGTGAGCGTATCCGAACAGACAGCCTGCGCGCCAACGCTCGCTACATGGCCGGTAAGAGTCAGCCCGAACACCAGGGCAGCCCACACCAACAGCGCGCCAATGCTTGATAAAAGTACCGACCGGCCGAAGCACGAGAATATATTGAGGATTCCTGCTTTTTCCATAATTCAGGCTTATCACTGCTGATGCCGGCTTGTCGACGAAGGTTTTCCCCGTTGTCCCCCGTCAGGGGGGGGGCGAAAACATGGTTGTGCGCGGCCACTAACACAGATCCCGTGTTACTGCGCGGGGGAGACCGGATTTTCCAGTGCCGGGCTCAGAACCCGAGTATGCAGCTCCCCGACACGCCCTCGTACTCGGCGCACTTCTCGGCGGTCGTGGGCACGCAGTATCCGTCGAGGGTGCAATTGCCCTGGGTTCCGCAAAACGGGTCGTCGCAGGCTAT harbors:
- a CDS encoding HD domain-containing protein encodes the protein MNNLVLEAAYFAACKHRDQKRKGVDASPYINHPLEVASLLARVGGVDDQETLAAALLHDTLEDTKTTVAELVELFGKGVSGMVEEVTDDKKLPKEERKQEQLKRAATLSPGAALVKLGDKISNVRDVTEHPPEDWDAKRRLNYVDWASGVVDNLPVGTNAALQEHFEKIAAEARRVIA
- a CDS encoding sulfotransferase; this translates as MLRLSWAAERGRARRMALVLVLFVIPPLALLQALCFTLDNILFPGLRRVEIKQPVFILGHARSGTTLLHRLLVSDPDRFSYFKAWEMAFPSLLSRRLLQSLATADRLLLGGRVGRAVSRGERGLVDPATGIHATGLRSPEEDDFVAALSCASGFWMVLFPFMAELDVYHVDRWPDRRRRRLLRYYRACLRRQLYAAGPGHVHCSKNPTFAGRVESLVEFFPDARFVVPLRDPAEAIPSLLRLIKGSLARAGWSREQRERSLRALAGISFASYRDPLAALDRLPDTLCSLVDYNELVASPLATVEKVYGELGMEINDEYRELLAAGEQRVRGHETDHDYSLGEFGLTPARLEEELGELYQRFGWPVPRTDVPSEQPSE